A window of the Candidatus Saccharibacteria bacterium oral taxon 488 genome harbors these coding sequences:
- a CDS encoding SGNH/GDSL hydrolase family protein — MWKLIISVIGAALAVCSAVPATAGAASEYDDIINKVSTKTLIHHIDNYSGKTCGSPDDDYAKKWLFAFKQKRYYSGDPRDHQAAVESLERAMSSPKGAYAVVYEQNNKHNDTSNPYFIKVFWTEDGKDDYTYRFYKNHQISGIYLTRKEGSQSKLYVATVASPKLILGGGNGSNCDPEYLWGYKHSQAFVSDLNISAESNKKLFTSTFSVDYPSGYAGPKFPDNRSAIGWWPDSSQYDDFTDKITTKDLVSYVNRNKKFCAPADHSNSWFMALRQANISMAKGHFYHKDYMTSLERAMATGAYAVAYSAEPSGPRYIIVYWSENRKDFHIKFYGDAPYRTATITHKWGSNAKLYGMFAGNVKPFWDQGGCEVEFLQGNYSNNAVPIAQFNESYMPWYGGNNMKIFTSTFDVEYPDGYRGKPIPGDRRNITYLALGDSFSSGEGDTDKNPATGQKYYRQWTDVNEDKAKGAPREKCHVSTRSYPYKLANWMGLGSGPSAAWASVACSGATVYDMNWDNSGGYEGQGSPLGRLHGYDNKGTLQKMALNEMIPGRVKQIEFVKKYQPKVITLTAGGNDVGFGNKLDACVPPSKEGTCVYAKAEHRRKLKNEIIDQFDKLKSFYRELKEASSNSKIYVLGYPQFVNGAPDAPCFGRGLLFLDAREREMITNSVTYLNNTIKQAAKAAGVKYVDIENAFGNHWLCGDRENHVNPLLLNEIATSKIPGQTNVELWESFHPNAKGHADIARAFRKELGGVNPADYKICKNDATTCPDNSATKDNIPTPPYFNVANEQEDIKFTYYKLSNGTATKVQEKYIEIKTSRRPYKPWKKVYVKIYSEPRDLGEIEADKNGEINGSVALPEDLPAGYHTLVVSGEAPDGKKQELYQTILIKGPNPDDIDENGTPDKNQPCGAFLKASGKDEDLDGIDDACDPEVTDPILYTARNGKSSLGEDEDRIYLFRNTRAANSTGIANDYVDKSKNQNNADALVGHTLSEETRGLAFEKLVIMKEDDGDIKKGTPIILAKDINEKCYALKPEDYLSPALKPGSKDYKLRGLIKLNKLPKGVSCEKE; from the coding sequence ATGTGGAAGCTTATTATTAGTGTTATTGGGGCTGCGTTAGCGGTGTGCAGCGCGGTGCCAGCGACGGCTGGGGCAGCTTCTGAGTATGATGATATCATCAACAAGGTTTCAACGAAAACATTGATCCATCACATCGATAATTATTCGGGTAAAACCTGCGGAAGTCCCGATGACGATTACGCGAAGAAGTGGCTGTTTGCCTTTAAGCAAAAGAGATATTATTCAGGTGACCCCAGAGACCACCAGGCGGCGGTAGAAAGTTTAGAACGCGCTATGTCGTCGCCAAAGGGTGCGTACGCGGTTGTTTATGAGCAGAACAATAAACATAACGACACGTCAAACCCGTATTTCATAAAAGTTTTTTGGACAGAGGACGGTAAGGATGATTATACGTATCGTTTTTATAAAAATCATCAAATAAGCGGGATTTATCTTACGAGGAAGGAGGGTAGTCAGTCGAAACTTTATGTGGCTACCGTTGCCAGCCCTAAGTTGATTTTAGGAGGTGGTAATGGTAGTAATTGTGACCCTGAATACTTGTGGGGATATAAACATTCGCAGGCTTTTGTATCTGATCTGAATATATCCGCAGAATCAAATAAAAAACTCTTCACGTCTACGTTTTCTGTTGACTATCCAAGTGGCTATGCAGGCCCCAAATTTCCGGACAATCGCTCAGCGATCGGATGGTGGCCAGACTCGTCTCAATATGATGATTTTACTGATAAGATAACGACAAAGGATTTGGTGAGTTACGTAAATCGTAATAAGAAATTTTGTGCACCGGCCGACCATTCAAATAGTTGGTTTATGGCATTGAGACAAGCAAACATTTCTATGGCGAAAGGCCATTTCTATCATAAGGACTATATGACGAGCCTTGAGCGGGCGATGGCAACTGGTGCGTACGCTGTTGCCTATAGCGCTGAGCCTAGCGGCCCTCGGTATATAATTGTATATTGGTCGGAAAATAGAAAAGATTTCCATATTAAGTTTTATGGTGACGCCCCGTATCGAACAGCTACCATCACGCATAAATGGGGAAGTAATGCTAAACTATACGGTATGTTTGCCGGTAATGTCAAACCTTTCTGGGATCAGGGTGGTTGTGAGGTTGAGTTTTTACAAGGGAATTATAGTAACAACGCTGTACCCATTGCCCAGTTCAACGAGTCGTATATGCCGTGGTACGGCGGCAATAATATGAAAATCTTCACTTCAACCTTCGACGTCGAGTATCCAGATGGCTACAGGGGTAAGCCGATTCCTGGTGATCGACGCAATATTACGTATCTCGCTCTCGGCGATTCCTTCTCCAGCGGCGAGGGTGATACTGATAAAAATCCGGCGACTGGTCAGAAGTATTATCGCCAGTGGACGGATGTGAATGAAGATAAGGCGAAGGGCGCGCCAAGGGAAAAGTGCCATGTCAGCACGCGTTCGTATCCGTACAAGCTAGCGAACTGGATGGGGCTGGGTAGCGGCCCGTCGGCGGCGTGGGCGTCGGTTGCGTGTAGTGGGGCGACGGTGTACGACATGAATTGGGACAATTCGGGCGGCTACGAGGGGCAGGGCAGCCCGCTCGGACGGCTGCATGGTTATGATAATAAAGGAACGTTGCAGAAGATGGCACTCAACGAGATGATCCCAGGGCGCGTCAAGCAAATCGAGTTCGTAAAGAAATACCAACCAAAGGTGATCACGCTGACGGCGGGAGGGAATGATGTGGGGTTTGGAAATAAACTTGACGCGTGCGTTCCTCCTAGTAAGGAAGGCACTTGTGTTTATGCCAAGGCAGAACACCGTCGCAAGCTTAAAAATGAAATCATAGATCAGTTTGATAAGTTAAAGTCATTCTACAGGGAGCTAAAGGAGGCCTCTAGCAATAGCAAAATTTATGTATTGGGATATCCACAATTCGTAAATGGCGCTCCTGATGCACCATGTTTTGGGCGAGGCCTTCTCTTTTTAGACGCAAGGGAGCGTGAGATGATTACAAATTCCGTGACCTACCTCAATAATACGATTAAACAGGCCGCTAAAGCAGCCGGTGTCAAATACGTTGATATAGAAAATGCTTTTGGAAACCACTGGTTGTGTGGAGATAGAGAAAATCACGTTAATCCGTTACTGCTAAACGAGATAGCAACCAGTAAAATACCAGGACAGACAAATGTTGAGCTGTGGGAAAGCTTCCATCCAAACGCCAAGGGCCATGCCGATATTGCTCGTGCTTTTAGGAAAGAGCTAGGTGGCGTTAATCCTGCGGACTATAAAATCTGTAAAAATGACGCAACAACTTGTCCTGACAACTCTGCAACAAAGGATAATATACCAACACCGCCCTATTTTAACGTTGCTAATGAACAGGAAGACATAAAGTTTACTTATTATAAACTATCTAACGGGACAGCAACAAAAGTTCAAGAAAAATATATAGAGATCAAAACATCTAGACGCCCGTATAAGCCATGGAAAAAGGTATACGTAAAGATTTACTCTGAGCCAAGAGATTTGGGTGAGATTGAAGCTGATAAGAATGGTGAAATTAATGGATCTGTGGCGCTGCCTGAGGATTTGCCCGCTGGATATCATACGCTAGTGGTGTCTGGCGAAGCACCAGATGGCAAGAAGCAAGAGCTATACCAAACCATTCTCATCAAAGGTCCAAACCCAGATGATATTGACGAAAACGGTACACCAGATAAAAATCAACCATGTGGAGCCTTTTTGAAAGCTTCGGGAAAAGATGAAGACCTTGACGGCATTGACGACGCCTGCGACCCTGAAGTTACCGACCCGATTCTCTATACAGCTCGCAACGGCAAGTCGTCGCTTGGCGAAGATGAGGATCGGATTTATCTCTTTCGCAATACGCGAGCAGCTAACTCGACTGGTATCGCGAACGATTATGTTGACAAGTCGAAAAACCAGAATAACGCTGATGCGCTGGTTGGACATACTTTAAGCGAAGAGACGCGTGGATTGGCGTTTGAGAAACTGGTCATTATGAAAGAAGATGATGGCGATATCAAAAAAGGAACGCCAATTATTCTCGCCAAAGACATAAACGAAAAGTGCTACGCCCTAAAACCAGAAGATTACCTATCGCCAGCATTAAAACCCGGATCAAAAGATTATAAGCTACGAGGATTGATAAAGTTAAACAAACTACCGAAGGGGGTGAGTTGTGAAAAAGAATAA
- a CDS encoding UDP-N-acetylmuramoyl-tripeptide--D-alanyl-D-alanine ligase: MRLFKTLISRILARSVTTFFLHNPHIKLVAVVGSVGKTTTKSTLVSVLNSSYKVRANRGNFNAEFSAPLEILGVDSPQNPRSVWNWLAVLGRARRAARRQHDLDVIVQEFGIDHPGEMAAFGRYIRPDITIVTAIAPEHMEFFGSLETVAREEFALAEYSEKVIYNRDDIRPEFVDFADCGQIISYGTEPGADYQMAIGKFTSGKGFRCQLIHADQTSRPFIIPVVGVHQLRVAGGAAAVALELGLDIECVMTTLENFTPVSGRMNILPGINDATIIDDSYNSSPLAVKSALATLYQLPAKTKIAVLGDMNELGETAAAEHAAVGALCDPKQLDHVITVGHLAEQFLAPVAQQHGCTVTSFAKATEAAKLLARLANKDTTFLFKGSQGGIYLEEAIKPLLKNPADSQKLVRQSDEWLEKKRQFFESDH, encoded by the coding sequence ATGAGACTCTTCAAAACCCTCATCTCGCGCATTCTCGCCCGCTCTGTCACTACATTCTTCCTGCATAATCCGCACATCAAGCTCGTTGCCGTCGTCGGCAGTGTCGGCAAAACTACTACCAAATCAACCCTCGTCAGCGTCCTGAACTCCAGCTATAAAGTCCGCGCCAATCGCGGCAACTTCAATGCCGAGTTTAGCGCACCGCTGGAAATTCTCGGTGTCGATTCACCACAGAACCCCCGCTCGGTATGGAATTGGTTAGCGGTCTTGGGCCGAGCCCGCCGTGCCGCCCGCCGCCAGCACGACCTCGACGTTATCGTCCAAGAATTCGGCATTGATCACCCCGGCGAAATGGCTGCGTTTGGTCGCTATATTCGCCCTGACATCACCATCGTCACCGCCATTGCACCCGAGCACATGGAGTTTTTCGGCTCACTAGAAACCGTCGCCCGCGAGGAATTTGCGCTCGCTGAATATAGCGAAAAAGTGATCTACAACCGCGACGATATTCGCCCCGAGTTCGTGGACTTCGCCGATTGCGGCCAAATCATCTCCTATGGCACCGAGCCGGGCGCCGACTACCAGATGGCTATCGGCAAATTTACCAGCGGCAAAGGCTTCCGCTGCCAGCTCATCCACGCCGACCAAACCTCGCGTCCATTCATCATCCCTGTTGTCGGCGTGCATCAACTCCGCGTTGCCGGCGGCGCAGCGGCGGTGGCGTTAGAGCTTGGACTTGACATTGAGTGTGTGATGACTACGCTCGAGAATTTCACGCCAGTCAGCGGCCGCATGAATATCTTGCCCGGCATCAACGACGCAACCATCATCGACGACTCGTATAATTCTAGTCCCCTCGCCGTAAAGTCTGCCCTAGCGACGCTTTACCAGCTGCCCGCCAAAACCAAAATCGCCGTCCTTGGCGACATGAACGAGCTGGGCGAGACCGCGGCTGCCGAACACGCCGCCGTTGGCGCGCTATGCGACCCAAAGCAGCTTGATCACGTCATCACCGTTGGCCACTTGGCCGAGCAATTCCTCGCTCCAGTTGCTCAGCAACATGGCTGCACCGTTACCTCGTTCGCCAAGGCCACCGAGGCTGCCAAGCTCCTCGCTCGCCTGGCCAATAAAGACACCACCTTCCTCTTCAAGGGCTCCCAGGGTGGCATCTACCTCGAAGAAGCCATCAAGCCGCTTCTTAAAAACCCCGCGGATAGCCAAAAGCTCGTCCGCCAATCAGACGAGTGGCTCGAAAAGAAACGGCAGTTTTTTGAAAGTGACCATTGA
- a CDS encoding co-chaperone GroES — protein sequence MDTPIKPLGDRVVAVREEAKTQTASGLYLPDSSKEKPVVAEVKAVGGDVKNVKVGDKIVYKEYSTTDLKIDGTEYLIVREEDILATVV from the coding sequence ATGGATACACCTATCAAGCCTCTCGGCGACCGCGTGGTAGCGGTGCGTGAGGAGGCGAAGACGCAGACGGCTAGCGGATTATATTTGCCGGATAGTTCGAAGGAGAAGCCAGTGGTGGCCGAGGTTAAAGCGGTCGGCGGCGATGTCAAGAATGTGAAAGTGGGTGACAAGATTGTTTATAAGGAATATTCGACCACGGATTTGAAGATTGACGGTACGGAATATTTGATCGTCCGCGAGGAAGATATTTTAGCAACGGTTGTTTGA
- the groL gene encoding chaperonin GroEL: MAKKVFYDDDARARVLGGAEALYNAVKVTYGPKGRNVVIAKGFGGPTVTHDGVTVAEGIELPENDDETLGYKVGADLIKQAAKNLNKQAGDGTTTVTVLTYSILKEANRLIAAGHNPMELRKGIEQAGAEIVKELNKLAEPIEGKSERVAEVATISAGDAEIGKLIAGVIEKVGKDGVVTVEAGQGLELEAEVVEGFSLDKGWVSPFFVTDTGRQEAVYEKPAILITDKKISSVQEFLPMLEKLAQSGKKDVVLIADEVEGEALSILVLNKLKGVFNTVAVKAPSFGDRRKEILRDIAVLTGATVISEDHGLTFENAGLEVLGSARKVIVGKDETTIVEGAGKPSAVKEQIAQIKALSDNASSEYEKEQFDKRAAALSGKVAVIKVGGATETEIDEKKFRVDDAVAATKAALAEGIVAGGGVTLVNLAGGLKVSGADSIAAGRQILKDALKQPFLQIMRNAGLNADALLAQVEAGKAGFGVNVMKPENELVDVKKAGVIDPARVTKEAVQNAVSIASTAATMGALVVDVPEPEAPAAPGGMPGMGMM, translated from the coding sequence ATGGCAAAAAAAGTTTTTTACGATGATGATGCGCGCGCTCGCGTGTTGGGCGGTGCCGAGGCGCTGTATAACGCAGTCAAGGTGACGTATGGGCCAAAGGGCCGCAATGTGGTGATCGCCAAGGGGTTTGGCGGGCCAACCGTGACGCACGACGGCGTGACGGTAGCGGAAGGCATTGAACTGCCAGAGAACGATGATGAGACGCTGGGTTACAAGGTTGGTGCTGATTTGATTAAGCAAGCGGCTAAGAACCTGAACAAGCAAGCTGGCGACGGTACCACGACCGTAACAGTGCTAACCTATTCGATTTTGAAGGAAGCCAACCGGCTGATTGCGGCGGGCCACAACCCGATGGAGCTGCGCAAAGGCATCGAGCAGGCTGGCGCGGAAATCGTCAAAGAGCTGAACAAATTAGCTGAGCCAATTGAGGGCAAGTCTGAGCGCGTGGCGGAAGTGGCAACCATTTCGGCGGGTGACGCGGAAATTGGTAAATTGATCGCTGGTGTCATCGAGAAAGTTGGCAAAGACGGCGTAGTGACAGTCGAGGCTGGCCAAGGTTTGGAGTTGGAAGCCGAGGTCGTTGAAGGCTTTAGTCTAGACAAGGGCTGGGTCAGTCCGTTCTTTGTCACCGACACTGGTCGGCAAGAGGCGGTTTATGAAAAGCCAGCGATTTTGATTACCGATAAGAAGATTTCTAGCGTGCAAGAATTCCTGCCAATGTTGGAGAAATTGGCACAAAGCGGCAAGAAGGACGTGGTGCTGATCGCTGATGAAGTCGAAGGTGAAGCGCTGAGCATTTTGGTGCTGAATAAGCTCAAGGGTGTATTTAATACCGTGGCGGTCAAGGCACCAAGCTTTGGCGATCGCCGCAAGGAGATTTTGCGCGACATCGCAGTCTTGACTGGCGCAACGGTGATTTCTGAGGATCACGGTTTGACCTTTGAGAACGCTGGCCTAGAGGTGTTGGGTTCAGCGCGCAAGGTGATTGTTGGTAAAGATGAAACCACCATCGTTGAGGGTGCGGGCAAGCCGTCAGCAGTGAAGGAGCAGATCGCTCAGATCAAGGCACTATCCGACAACGCCTCCAGCGAATATGAAAAAGAACAATTTGATAAGCGGGCAGCGGCCTTGAGCGGCAAGGTGGCTGTCATCAAAGTCGGCGGCGCGACTGAGACAGAGATTGACGAAAAGAAGTTCCGGGTGGACGACGCGGTGGCAGCGACTAAGGCAGCCTTGGCCGAGGGTATCGTCGCTGGTGGTGGCGTGACGCTGGTAAACTTGGCTGGTGGCTTGAAGGTGAGCGGTGCAGACAGCATCGCGGCTGGTCGGCAGATTCTGAAGGACGCCCTGAAGCAGCCGTTCCTGCAGATCATGCGTAACGCTGGCTTGAACGCCGACGCGCTGCTGGCGCAAGTCGAGGCGGGCAAGGCTGGATTTGGCGTTAATGTCATGAAACCTGAAAATGAATTGGTGGATGTTAAAAAAGCTGGCGTCATCGACCCAGCGCGCGTCACCAAGGAAGCAGTGCAGAACGCGGTATCCATCGCCTCAACCGCAGCAACCATGGGCGCACTGGTTGTCGACGTGCCAGAGCCAGAAGCTCCAGCTGCACCTGGCGGTATGCCGGGTATGGGGATGATGTAG
- a CDS encoding SIS domain-containing protein produces the protein MLDDKNLLAQRDPGNTRTSAVAVTTQTDFAAEVESPAIPGEVTSVVLAGMGGSALAADMVKVLTADQIMVPLEVTKGYQLPNFVNEKTLVIAISHSGNTEETMSCYQQARERGCQLAVMATGGKLFAAAEADNVPRVRVPSGGQPRMSTIYHLRGLLKLLSQFEVIDDSLYHAVAASGVWLKDQLSQWAEEVPTADNYAKQLALKLIGSTQVFYAGELTWPLAYKWKISFNESAKNVAFWNQYPEFSHNEFIGWSSHPVDKPYKVVDFRSSLERSRIRERMELTDRLLSGMRPKAEVVELQGETLLEQLLWGLALGEIVSIYAGILNGVNPEPVALVEQLKKELS, from the coding sequence ATGCTTGACGACAAAAATCTTTTAGCGCAGCGCGACCCGGGTAATACACGAACGAGTGCAGTGGCAGTGACGACACAGACGGACTTTGCGGCCGAAGTAGAGTCACCGGCGATCCCTGGTGAAGTAACCAGTGTGGTGCTGGCTGGCATGGGCGGCTCGGCGCTGGCGGCAGATATGGTCAAGGTGCTGACGGCTGATCAGATTATGGTGCCGCTTGAAGTGACAAAGGGTTATCAGTTGCCGAATTTTGTGAATGAAAAAACACTGGTTATTGCTATCAGCCACTCGGGCAACACCGAGGAGACGATGAGCTGTTATCAGCAGGCTCGTGAGCGTGGCTGTCAGTTGGCGGTGATGGCGACGGGTGGGAAATTGTTTGCGGCGGCCGAGGCGGACAACGTGCCGCGGGTGCGTGTCCCGTCGGGTGGCCAGCCGCGGATGTCAACGATTTATCATTTGCGCGGGCTGCTAAAGCTGCTCAGCCAGTTTGAAGTGATCGACGATAGCCTGTACCACGCGGTCGCAGCCAGTGGTGTGTGGCTGAAAGACCAACTGAGCCAGTGGGCCGAGGAGGTACCGACGGCAGATAATTATGCTAAGCAACTGGCGCTCAAACTGATTGGCTCGACTCAGGTGTTTTATGCGGGCGAATTGACATGGCCGTTAGCGTATAAGTGGAAGATTAGCTTTAACGAGTCGGCGAAAAACGTGGCGTTTTGGAACCAATATCCGGAGTTCAGCCACAATGAGTTCATCGGCTGGTCATCACATCCAGTCGATAAGCCGTATAAGGTCGTGGATTTTCGGAGCAGCCTTGAGCGTTCGCGAATTCGGGAGCGGATGGAGCTGACCGATCGGTTGCTATCGGGTATGCGCCCGAAGGCCGAAGTAGTCGAGCTACAGGGCGAGACGCTGCTTGAGCAGCTGCTGTGGGGGCTGGCGCTGGGTGAGATTGTCAGTATTTACGCGGGCATTCTCAACGGGGTCAATCCAGAGCCAGTGGCGCTGGTTGAGCAGTTAAAGAAAGAATTGTCGTAA
- a CDS encoding ABC transporter permease: MKMLLNNHFENATESLKSNKVRTYLSIFGIMVGIASITIILSLLTGTSRLFGDQSAKISDTTALIRSGSEARPDSLLSLSSGHAAQMVNTLTEQDAREITKATDNSAAPLATFHANLSTPDGKTKLERITVIGSSGELAKLAGLKLREGQFIDEANGVVIGKQLSIDLFGTEKSLGSVLKLRGETLTVVGVLDEPETAPSYLGVDFNRSIILPLAVSKKFTQNTAQIQQILITADNGTALQTKIDAAKKVLAQQHQGDTDYHTLVGQAITAPNSHLVNALSTAMAVIAGISLLVGGIGITNIMLVSVAERQREVGIRKAVGATNRTIVAQFLIESAIIGLFGGVLGYVIGLGASFLLGMYLPFTPVLEWQAAALTIGGALIIGMLFGIYPASRAAGKDPIESLRH, from the coding sequence ATGAAAATGCTCCTCAATAATCACTTCGAGAACGCTACTGAGTCGCTCAAATCAAATAAAGTCCGCACCTACTTGTCGATTTTTGGCATCATGGTCGGCATCGCCAGCATCACCATTATCCTATCACTGCTGACTGGTACGAGCCGCCTGTTTGGTGATCAGTCTGCCAAGATCTCTGACACCACAGCGTTAATTCGATCTGGTAGCGAGGCGCGGCCAGATTCATTGCTGTCACTCAGCTCCGGACACGCCGCCCAGATGGTGAACACCTTGACCGAGCAGGACGCCCGGGAGATTACCAAGGCGACTGACAATAGCGCCGCACCGCTAGCAACATTTCATGCCAATCTATCGACACCAGACGGCAAGACCAAACTAGAACGCATCACCGTTATCGGTAGCTCAGGCGAACTGGCGAAACTCGCCGGCCTCAAGTTGCGCGAGGGGCAGTTCATCGACGAAGCTAACGGTGTCGTGATCGGTAAGCAGCTGTCAATTGATCTATTCGGCACTGAAAAATCCCTCGGCAGCGTCCTCAAGCTCCGCGGCGAAACACTCACAGTCGTCGGCGTCCTCGACGAGCCGGAAACTGCGCCTAGTTACCTTGGCGTTGATTTTAATCGCTCCATTATCCTGCCACTAGCCGTTAGTAAAAAGTTCACACAAAACACCGCCCAAATCCAGCAAATCCTCATCACTGCTGACAACGGTACGGCGCTGCAAACTAAAATTGATGCCGCCAAAAAGGTCCTCGCCCAGCAGCATCAGGGCGATACCGACTACCACACCCTGGTCGGCCAGGCCATCACCGCACCAAATTCACACCTAGTGAACGCGCTCTCAACAGCCATGGCGGTCATCGCCGGCATCTCGCTGCTAGTTGGCGGTATCGGCATCACCAACATCATGCTAGTTTCGGTTGCCGAACGCCAGCGCGAAGTCGGTATCCGCAAGGCCGTTGGTGCCACCAACCGCACCATTGTCGCCCAATTCCTCATCGAATCAGCCATCATCGGTCTATTTGGCGGTGTTCTCGGCTACGTTATCGGTCTCGGCGCGTCATTCCTCCTTGGTATGTATCTGCCATTCACCCCAGTTCTCGAATGGCAAGCAGCCGCCCTGACCATCGGTGGAGCCTTGATCATCGGTATGCTCTTTGGCATCTATCCAGCCAGCCGCGCTGCCGGTAAAGATCCGATTGAGAGCTTGCGCCACTAA
- a CDS encoding ABC transporter ATP-binding protein: protein MNDPSTRIKLTNVTKRFGFGDAEQVALDNVNLEVKKGEFIAIVGPSGCGKTTLLNILGLLDHPSEGEYYLDNKSVEDLTAVHHATIRSRDIGFIFQHFNLIPRLTVIDNVALPLTYKGISKTKRLQEASRILRNFHLGEREYYLPHQLSGGQVQRVAIARALVNSPSIILADEPTGNLDSKSSHIIMEELSDIHRRGNTIIMVTHNPELLSYASRVISMLDGRIDTDTHHIKKIFKQKLGGDDQPATPVSSTPTHTATTKAEKAEPDEKTESTKTTPEKPTTKEAAPSTTPDKPADPVKSPDDLPPKRPLGTTSTKTTAKTIKTDTEQNKKSADSDTAKSSSVPTEKKPIPKSDKSDDTKTAAAKSTKKPAKKERKATKKS, encoded by the coding sequence ATGAACGATCCTTCAACGCGAATTAAACTTACTAATGTAACGAAACGATTTGGCTTCGGTGACGCCGAGCAGGTGGCGCTGGACAATGTCAATCTCGAGGTCAAAAAGGGCGAGTTTATCGCCATCGTTGGCCCATCCGGTTGCGGCAAGACGACCCTACTCAACATCCTCGGATTGCTCGACCACCCGTCAGAGGGCGAATATTACCTTGACAATAAATCAGTCGAGGATCTGACAGCGGTACATCACGCCACGATTCGTTCGCGCGATATTGGCTTTATTTTTCAACATTTCAATCTCATCCCGCGCCTGACGGTGATTGATAATGTTGCCCTGCCGCTCACCTACAAAGGCATCAGCAAAACCAAGCGCCTCCAAGAAGCCAGCCGGATTTTACGCAACTTCCATCTGGGCGAGCGCGAATATTATCTGCCACATCAGCTATCCGGCGGCCAGGTTCAGCGCGTGGCAATCGCCCGAGCACTGGTCAACAGTCCGTCAATCATCCTGGCCGACGAGCCGACCGGCAACCTCGATTCCAAGTCTAGCCACATCATCATGGAGGAACTGTCCGACATTCACCGCCGAGGCAACACGATTATCATGGTGACGCACAATCCAGAGCTGCTGTCCTATGCCAGCCGCGTGATTTCTATGCTTGATGGGCGCATTGATACCGATACGCACCACATCAAGAAGATCTTTAAGCAAAAGCTGGGTGGCGATGACCAGCCAGCAACCCCAGTGAGTTCAACGCCGACACACACCGCAACTACCAAAGCTGAAAAAGCTGAGCCAGACGAGAAAACTGAGTCAACGAAAACTACTCCTGAGAAACCGACAACCAAAGAAGCAGCCCCCTCTACCACTCCTGACAAACCTGCTGACCCAGTGAAATCCCCGGATGACCTCCCGCCAAAGCGGCCGCTTGGCACTACTTCAACCAAAACAACCGCAAAGACCATTAAGACTGATACCGAACAGAATAAAAAATCAGCTGACTCTGATACTGCGAAAAGTTCTAGCGTACCGACCGAAAAGAAACCCATCCCTAAGTCCGATAAGTCTGACGATACAAAAACCGCTGCCGCCAAATCAACGAAGAAACCAGCCAAAAAAGAACGGAAAGCTACGAAAAAGTCATGA